Proteins encoded together in one Cuculus canorus isolate bCucCan1 chromosome W, bCucCan1.pri, whole genome shotgun sequence window:
- the LOC104061413 gene encoding RNA-binding E3 ubiquitin-protein ligase MEX3C: protein MPSSSAAISSTEPLHLPPPQSLLFQERLTGLGFRHSGEVAWQRQAGLAPPPDPPGELGPGEVAAAGDEGDLELEEELLLAGADDEEEGDSAALLFPASSSPSQPLPLLPALGSVLFSSSFDAQGAVEPLCETDEPHGVMAAMLSHAYGNGGAAGLSGEPAALLRRKSINTTECVPVPSSEHVAEIVGRQGCKIKALRTKTNTYIKTPVRGEEPIFVVTGRKEDVAMAKREILSAAEHFSMIRASRNKNNPALEGLLCAPNLPGQTTVQVRVPYRVVGLVVGPKGATIKRIQQQTHTYIVTPSRDKEPVFEVTGMPENVDRAREEIEMHIAMRTGNYIELNEENDFHYNGMDVSFEGGTFGSAWLASNPVSLSCIRMASNYRNDSSSSLGSGSTDCYFGSNRLADFSPGNSWFGETLPSVGTEDLMVDSATYDSFPMPSQNIWTPFEPVNSPSSFDSDPASNVKPWCRGSQPSTPCLSPTFLESLDHPLAGRVRSDPPSTGHQAGLPIYIPTFSNGTNSYSSSNGGSTSSSPPELRRKQDCMICFESEVIAALVPCGHNLFCMVCANKICEKEMPLCPVCQTTVTQAIQIHS from the exons ATGCCAAGCAGCAGCGCTGCCATCTCCTCAACCGAGCCGCTgcacctccctcccccccagtCACTGCTGTTCCAGGAGCGCCTTACTGGCCTCGGTTTCCGCCACAGCGGAGAGGTGGCTTGGCAGCGGCAGGCGGGCTTAGCGCCGCCGCCCGACCcccctggggagctgggaccTGGCGAggtggcggcggcgggggaCGAGGGAGActtggagctggaggaggagttGCTGCTGGCGGGGGCGGACGACGAGGAGGAGGGGGACTCGGCCGCGCTACTGTTCCCCGCGTCCTCCTCGCCCTCCCAGCCGCTCCCGCTGCTGCCAGCGCTGGGCTCCGTCCTGTTCTCGTCCTCTTTCGATGCCCAGGGGGCGGTGGAGCCCCTCTGCGAGACCGACGAGCCTCACGGCGTGATGGCGGCGATGCTATCTCACGCCTATGGCAACGGGGGGGCGGCGGGCCTCAGCGGCGAGCCGGCGGCCCTACTCCGCCGAAAGAGCATCAACACCACCGAGTGCGTGCCCGTGCCCAGCTCCGAGCACGTGGCCGAGATCGTGGGGCGTCAGG GttgcaaaataaaagctctAAGGACCAAGACAAATACTTATATTAAGACCCCTGTTCGTGGAGAAGAACCCATCTTTGTTGTCACTGGACGAAAAGAGGATGTAGCCATGGCCAAAAGGGAAATTCTCTCAGCTGCTGAACACTTCTCCATGATCAGAGCATCACGCAACAAGAACAATCCTGCCCTGGAAGGCTTGCTATGTGCCCCCAACCTGCCAGGTCAGACAACAGTCCAAGTCAGGGTGCCTTACCGTGTAGTTGGGCTAGTGGTTGGACCTAAAGGAGCTACAATCAAAAGAATTCAGCAGCAGACTCATACCTACATAGTCACTCCCAGCAGAGACAAGGAGCCTGTCTTTGAAGTGACAGGAATGCCTGAAAATGTTGACCGTGCGCGTGAGGAGATAGAGATGCATATAGCCATGCGTACTGGGAACTACATAGAGCTGAACGAAGAGAATGATTTCCATTACAATGGTATGGATGTGAGCTTTGAAGGAGGCACTTTTGGATCTGCATGGCTTGCTTCTAATCCTGTTTCTCTTAGCTGCATCAGAATGGCTTCTAATTATAGAAATGATAGCTCCAGCTCCTTGGGAAGTGGCTCCACAGATTGCTATTTTGGAAGCAATAGATTGGCTGACTTCAGCCCAGGCAACTCCTGGTTTGGAGAAACACTGCCTTCAGTGGGCACGGAAGACCTCATGGTTGACTCTGCCACATATGACTCCTTTCCAATGCCTTCCCAAAACATTTGGACTCCTTTTGAACCTGTAAACTCTCCCTCCAGCTTTGATAGTGACCCAGCTAGTAATGTCAAGCCTTGGTGCCGAGGGAGCCAACCATCTACTCCTTGTCTGTCACCCACATTTCTGGAAAGTCTGGATCACCCACTGGCTGGTAGAGTGAGGAGTGACCCACCTAGCACTGGCCACCAAGCTGGCCTTCCCATATACATCCCTACCTTCTCCAATGGTACCAACAGCTATTCCTCTTCTAACGGTGGCTCCACCTCTAGCTCACCCCCTGAGTTGAGACGGAAGCAAGACTGCATGATCTGCTTCGAGAGCGAAGTCATTGCAGCTCTCGTCCCCTGTGGCCACAATCTCTTCTGCATGGTGTGTGCCAACAAAATCTGTGAAAAGGAAATGCCATTATGTCCTGTTTGTCAGACAACAGTTACTCAGGCAATCCAAATTCACTCTTAA